The following are encoded in a window of Candidatus Poribacteria bacterium genomic DNA:
- a CDS encoding DUF3179 domain-containing protein codes for MVKNHILTLALLLFTTLCATAIDYTGDAIRTLLPFDAIPAITDPQFVPASEAKLDLDAPVIGVTFNDESRAYSLYLLNGHEIVNDVVGGLKIATTW; via the coding sequence ATCGTGAAAAACCACATCCTGACTCTCGCACTACTACTCTTCACCACCCTCTGCGCAACCGCTATAGATTATACAGGCGACGCAATCCGAACACTACTACCTTTCGATGCGATTCCCGCTATTACCGATCCGCAGTTCGTGCCAGCCAGCGAAGCAAAATTGGACCTTGATGCTCCTGTCATTGGTGTAACCTTCAATGACGAAAGCCGAGCCTATTCACTCTATCTGCTGAACGGACACGAGATCGTCAACGACGTTGTCGGCGGACTGAAAATTGCCACGACGTGGTGA
- a CDS encoding phytanoyl-CoA dioxygenase family protein: protein MHTIHSTLTEEEKWYFDLHGFLVLRNIIPKDKIEEMLEVLQHWLAIDEADIPPPLDRGRQEPCKTHIGHIQYGHHLFEDLAMHPDIMRVVAGLTMNAPRLFHCNFTMMTKHDAPQHFHRDDSGFKFPPGFRNPHNDYQAAAGHIYCSHIATWVALVDVPPGTGFCLVPGSHKSLFQTPENLPVKHNPPTSITLPMAAGDVAIFSTNLLHDASPWTEDYPRMNIFQRYQLSAYFNETGKGGYPLDEHRDKISDAQYELESLSKEVKTAVKPVLPNGGKECV from the coding sequence ATGCATACCATCCATTCCACTTTGACGGAAGAGGAGAAGTGGTATTTCGATTTACACGGATTTCTCGTTTTACGGAACATTATCCCAAAAGACAAAATTGAAGAGATGTTAGAGGTACTTCAACACTGGTTGGCAATTGATGAAGCCGACATCCCACCACCGCTGGACCGCGGGCGGCAGGAGCCTTGTAAGACACACATCGGACATATCCAGTATGGGCATCATCTCTTTGAAGACCTTGCGATGCATCCTGATATTATGCGAGTTGTGGCGGGGCTGACAATGAACGCCCCACGCCTGTTTCACTGTAATTTCACAATGATGACGAAGCACGATGCCCCGCAACACTTTCATCGGGACGACAGTGGGTTCAAATTCCCACCCGGGTTCCGCAACCCGCACAATGATTATCAAGCCGCCGCTGGACACATCTATTGCAGCCACATTGCGACGTGGGTTGCGCTCGTAGATGTGCCACCCGGGACCGGCTTTTGTCTCGTTCCCGGCAGTCATAAATCTCTGTTCCAGACCCCAGAAAATCTACCCGTGAAGCACAATCCGCCCACTTCTATTACGCTACCGATGGCGGCAGGCGATGTGGCGATTTTCTCGACGAATCTGCTCCACGATGCGAGCCCGTGGACAGAGGATTACCCGCGGATGAACATCTTCCAACGCTATCAACTGAGTGCTTATTTCAATGAGACCGGGAAGGGTGGATATCCGCTTGATGAACATCGCGATAAAATTTCGGATGCACAATATGAATTAGAATCGTTATCAAAAGAGGTGAAAACGGCAGTAAAACCCGTTTTACCGAATGGAGGAAAAGAATGCGTTTAG
- a CDS encoding SDR family oxidoreductase — MRLEGNVCIITGGGSGIGRGAALAMAQEGATVVINGRTASKLDAVKAEVEAAGGTAVSYALDVADYDAVEQMVADVLDQFGRIDVLVNNAGHSSQHRRLLNTPPEEMRSVIDSNLMGTFFCTKAVVPAMLEAKSGTIINISSLAAVTPGPFSGFAYGAAKAAVINFTEFLNADLRNTGIRASVVVPGEVATPILDKRPVPPDAAARATMVDVDETTAAILLIATLPQRSNIPELVIRPTMHRNMTGEIVELDD; from the coding sequence ATGCGTTTAGAAGGAAATGTTTGTATTATTACAGGTGGTGGCAGCGGTATAGGGCGCGGTGCCGCCCTTGCAATGGCACAAGAGGGTGCAACGGTTGTCATCAACGGTAGAACAGCATCGAAGTTAGACGCCGTTAAAGCTGAAGTCGAAGCAGCAGGTGGGACAGCGGTGAGTTACGCACTCGATGTCGCTGATTACGATGCTGTCGAACAGATGGTTGCCGATGTGCTTGATCAGTTCGGACGGATTGATGTGCTTGTGAACAACGCAGGACACAGTTCACAGCATCGACGACTTCTCAACACGCCCCCTGAAGAGATGCGCTCGGTTATCGATTCAAATCTAATGGGCACATTTTTCTGTACAAAAGCAGTTGTGCCGGCGATGCTGGAAGCGAAATCGGGGACGATTATCAATATCTCGTCGCTCGCGGCGGTCACTCCGGGTCCGTTTAGCGGATTCGCCTACGGCGCAGCGAAAGCAGCGGTTATCAATTTCACCGAATTCCTCAACGCCGATTTACGGAACACAGGTATCCGAGCGAGCGTCGTTGTCCCCGGCGAGGTGGCAACACCGATTCTCGACAAACGTCCGGTTCCTCCGGACGCTGCTGCTCGCGCCACGATGGTAGATGTCGATGAGACTACAGCGGCGATCCTGCTGATTGCGACGCTACCACAGCGGAGCAACATCCCGGAGTTAGTCATCCGGCCGACGATGCACCGCAATATGACAGGTGAAATCGTCGAACTAGACGATTAA
- a CDS encoding DUF3179 domain-containing protein, with protein sequence MVYSRELNEKTYTFGVSGKLWRDALLMYDHQTRSLWSHITGEAIRGPLKGKRLKSLASMPQIAWKTWQQNYPRTRVLSVPTRDGMRENRNQDVYADYHASQRAGVSGMEYTDERLPNKSLVIGVQVQTKEGNTQFRAYPLTHFTKTAVINDTLGGVPLLIFHDKKSFATAVFKRSVAGDARTFSHQDRYFVEDNAGTRWNLVTGEATSGKDTGTRLERLPAVNIYWFAWARYYPDTSIYRF encoded by the coding sequence ATCGTGTATAGCCGAGAGCTCAACGAGAAGACCTATACGTTTGGTGTGAGTGGAAAATTGTGGCGAGATGCACTGTTGATGTATGACCATCAGACCCGCTCCCTCTGGTCGCATATCACCGGGGAAGCGATACGGGGACCACTCAAAGGGAAGCGGTTAAAATCGCTTGCTTCCATGCCGCAGATTGCCTGGAAAACATGGCAACAGAACTATCCAAGAACACGCGTACTATCCGTGCCTACCAGAGATGGAATGCGTGAGAATCGCAATCAAGATGTCTACGCAGACTATCACGCCAGCCAGCGCGCAGGTGTCAGCGGGATGGAATACACCGATGAGAGGTTACCCAATAAATCCCTCGTCATCGGCGTTCAGGTACAGACAAAGGAGGGTAACACGCAATTTCGCGCGTATCCGTTGACACATTTTACGAAAACTGCCGTTATCAACGATACACTCGGCGGGGTACCCCTACTCATCTTTCACGACAAAAAATCTTTCGCAACGGCAGTCTTCAAGCGGAGTGTGGCGGGGGACGCGCGGACCTTTAGTCACCAAGATAGATACTTTGTAGAGGACAACGCTGGGACGCGTTGGAACCTCGTTACAGGTGAAGCGACCTCGGGTAAGGATACAGGGACACGTTTAGAACGGCTGCCTGCTGTTAATATCTATTGGTTCGCATGGGCGCGCTACTATCCCGACACCTCAATCTACCGATTTTAA